Proteins from a genomic interval of candidate division WOR-3 bacterium:
- a CDS encoding SBBP repeat-containing protein, which produces MKVNNLKFLLLFLLLTFLSLIPNLLFSQVDTAWVRRYDGENDLDWATAIFVDNNGNVYVTGCSCDTLTDLDYTTLKYDSNGNLLWERRYNGPGNGEDVPYVLFVDNQGNVYVTGRSDGSGTYYDYATLKYDANGNLLWERRYNGPENSWDCATSLFVDNYGNVYVTGFSFSSGTYEDYVTLKYDVNGNLLWERRYNGPGNGYDEANALFVDNYGNVYVTGFSYGSGTWYDYATLKYDANGNLLWERRYDTPRNGDDGATSLFVDNFGNVYVTGYSLGSGTYYDYATLKYDGNGNLLWERRYNGLGNDKDYAASLFVDNFGNVYVTGYSLGSGTSFDYATLKYDADGNLLWERRYNGVENDSDYATSLFVDNDGNVYVTGFSKGSGTYYDYATLKYDANGNLLWEIRYNGSGNWYDSPTALFVDNDGNVYVTGGSYGSNTYFDYATIKYIQRPSISEEKENKIEKKLAKKGDKIYDISGKLVKEKKLKKGIYFKETEKEMKKILILK; this is translated from the coding sequence ATGAAAGTAAATAACTTAAAATTTTTACTTTTATTTTTGCTTTTAACTTTTCTTTCTCTTATTCCTAATCTTTTATTCTCGCAGGTTGATACTGCTTGGGTAAGAAGGTATGATGGAGAAAATGATTTGGATTGGGCTACTGCCATTTTTGTTGATAACAATGGCAATGTCTATGTCACTGGTTGTAGTTGTGATACTCTTACTGATTTGGATTATACGACCTTGAAGTATGATTCAAATGGCAACTTATTATGGGAAAGGAGGTATAATGGTCCAGGAAATGGTGAAGATGTGCCTTATGTTCTTTTCGTTGATAATCAAGGTAATGTCTATGTTACTGGCCGTAGTGATGGTTCTGGCACTTATTATGATTATGCTACTTTGAAATATGATGCGAATGGTAACTTATTATGGGAAAGAAGGTATAATGGTCCAGAAAATAGTTGGGATTGTGCTACTTCCCTTTTTGTTGATAATTATGGCAATGTTTATGTTACTGGTTTTAGTTTTAGTTCTGGCACTTATGAGGATTATGTTACTTTAAAGTATGATGTGAATGGCAACTTATTATGGGAAAGGAGGTATAATGGTCCAGGAAATGGTTATGACGAGGCTAACGCTCTTTTTGTTGATAATTATGGCAATGTCTATGTTACTGGTTTTAGTTATGGTTCTGGTACTTGGTATGACTATGCTACCTTAAAGTATGATGCAAATGGTAACTTATTATGGGAAAGAAGGTATGATACTCCAAGAAATGGTGATGATGGTGCTACTTCTCTTTTTGTTGATAATTTTGGCAATGTCTATGTAACTGGTTATAGTTTAGGTTCTGGCACTTATTATGATTATGCTACTTTGAAATACGATGGGAATGGCAACTTGTTATGGGAAAGAAGGTATAATGGTTTAGGAAATGATAAGGATTATGCTGCTTCTCTTTTTGTTGATAATTTTGGCAATGTCTATGTAACTGGTTATAGTTTAGGTTCTGGCACTTCTTTTGACTATGCGACTTTGAAGTATGATGCAGATGGTAACTTATTATGGGAAAGAAGGTATAATGGGGTAGAAAACGATTCTGATTATGCTACTTCCCTTTTTGTTGATAACGATGGCAATGTCTATGTTACTGGTTTTAGTAAAGGTTCTGGTACTTATTATGATTATGCTACTTTGAAATATGATGCGAATGGCAACTTGTTATGGGAAATTAGGTATAATGGTTCAGGAAATTGGTATGATTCTCCTACCGCTCTTTTTGTTGATAACGATGGCAATGTCTATGTTACTGGTGGTAGTTATGGCTCGAACACCTATTTTGACTATGCGACAATCAAGTATATTCAAAGACCAAGTATAAGCGAAGAGAAAGAAAATAAGATAGAAAAGAAGTTAGCAAAAAAGGGAGATAAAATCTATGATATTTCTGGCAAACTTGTTAAGGAAAAGAAGTTAAAAAAAGGCATCTACTTTAAAGAAACCGAAAAAGAGATGAAAAAGATATTGATTTTAAAATGA